From the Malus domestica chromosome 17, GDT2T_hap1 genome, one window contains:
- the LOC103425822 gene encoding potassium transporter 8-like, giving the protein MDLEGVIRSHPIKKDSWMTVLTLAYQSLGVVYGDLSTSPLYVYKSTFAEDIHHSETNEEIFGVLSFVFWTLTLIPLVKYVFIVLRADDNGEGGTFALYSLLSRHARVSSLPNCQLADEELSEYTKDGVVPTANSAFGSSLKSTLEKHKALQKVLLVLALIGTCMVIGDGVLTPAISVFSAVSGLELSMSKEQHRYVEVPVACVILVFLFALQHYGTHRVGFLFAPVVITWLLCISSIGVYNIIYWNPHVYQALSPYYMYKFFKKTRKGGWMSLGGILLCMTGSEAMFADLGHFSQTSIKIAFTFVVYPSLILAYMGQAAYLSKHHIIESDYRIGFYESVPEKLRWPVLAIAILAAVVGSQAIITGTFSIIKQCSALGCFPRVKIVHTSSKIHGQIYIPEINWTLMFLCLAVTIGFRDTKAMGNASGLAVITVMLVTTCLMSLVIVLCWHKSLFWAICFILFFGSLEALYFSASLMKFREGAWVPIALSFIFLMVMYVWHYGTFKKYEFDVQNKVSINWLLSLGPTLGIVRVRGIGLIHTELVSGIPAIFSHFVTNLPAFHQVVVFLCIKSVPVPHVRPEERFLVGRVGPKEYRLYRCIARYGYRDVHKDDMEFERDLICSIAEFIRSERPECNLSLVKLEDDEKMTVVGTSSSNLDGIRMSVAEPDSSEIASTSELQEIGPTEKAKKRVKFVVPETPRIDREAVGELQELMEAREAGMAFILGHSYVKAKRGSSFMKKIVINFGYDFLRRNFRGPSYALSIPHVSTLEVGMVYHV; this is encoded by the exons ATGGATCTGGAGGGTGTGATCCGCAGCCATCCAATCAAG AAAGATTCATGGATGACGGTGTTAACTCTGGCTTACCAGAGCCTGGGAGTAGTCTATGGAGACTTAAGCACGTCTCCTCTCTATGTCTACAAAAGCACTTTTGCAGAAGACATTCACCACTCAGAAACCAATGAGGAGATTTTTGGGGTTCTCTCGTTTGTGTTCTGGACGCTGACGCTGATTCCATTAgtgaaatatgtgtttattgTGCTTAGAGCCGACGACAATGGCGAAGGTGGGACTTTTGCTCTGTATTCTCTGCTTTCCCGGCACGCCCGGGTGAGCTCCTTGCCCAATTGCCAGCTGGCGGATGAGGAGCTGTCGGAGTACACAAAAGATGGGGTTGTTCCGACAGCGAACAGCGCTTTCGGGTCGAGTTTGAAATCGACATTGGAGAAGCATAAGGCGCTGCAAAAGGTGCTGCTTGTTCTGGCTTTGATTGGAACTTGTATGGTTATTGGTGATGGGGTGCTCACACCAGCAATTTCTG TGTTTTCCGCTGTTTCGGGATTGGAGCTCTCCATGTCGAAAGAGCAGCATCGTT ATGTTGAAGTCCCTGTTGCTTGTGTCATCCTCGTATTTCTGTTTGCCCTTCAACATTACGGGACTCACCGAGTAGGGTTCTTGTTTGCACCGGTTGTGATCACATGGCTTTTGTGCATCAGTTCCATTGGTGTATACAACATCATTTACTGGAATCCCCATGTTTATCAGGCACTCTCTCCATACTACATGTACAAATTTTTTAAGAAGACTCGGAAGGGAGGTTGGATGTCCTTGGGCGGTATACTGTTGTGCATGACAG GCTCGGAAGCTATGTTTGCTGATCTTGGACACTTTTCACAGACGTCAATCAAG ATTGCTTTCACCTTTGTGGTTTACCCGTCCTTGATTCTAGCATACATGGGACAAGCTGCATACCTTTCTAAGCATCATATCATAGAAAGTGATTATCGAATTGGATTCTATGAATCAGTTCCCG AGAAATTAAGATGGCCCGTCTTGGCAATAGCCATACTTGCTGCGGTGGTGGGAAGTCAAGCAATCATAACTGGAACTTTCTCGATAATCAAACAATGTTCTGCTTTGGGTTGCTTTCCGAGGGTCAAGATTGTCCACACGTCTTCGAAAATACACGGTCAAATTTACATCCCCGAGATTAACTGGACTTTGATGTTTCTATGCTTGGCTGTTACCATTGGTTTTAGAGACACCAAAGCCATGGGAAATGCATCAG GTTTGGCCGTTATAACTGTCATGCTGGTAACTACCTGCCTTATGTCTCTAGTCATAGTCTTGTGCTGGCACAAAAGCCTCTTCTGGGCAATTTGCTTTATATTATTCTTCGGCTCCCTTGAGGCACTCTACTTCTCAGCATCGCTCATGAAGTTTCGTGAAGGGGCTTGGGTCCCGATTGCTCTTTCATTCATCTTCTTAATGGTTATGTATGTTTGGCACTATGGCACCTTCAAGAAATACGAGTTTGACGTCCAAAATAAAGTCTCCATCAACTGGCTCCTCAGTTTAGGTCCTACTCTAGGGATTGTTCGAGTCCGGGGGATTGGCCTTATACACACTGAGCTCGTCTCTGGGATCCCGGCTATTTTCTCTCACTTTGTTACCAACCTCCCTGCTTTCCATCAGGTTGTAGTTTTCCTCTGCATCAAATCCGTCCCAGTCCCACATGTCAGACCCGAGGAAAGATTCTTAGTGGGAAGAGTTGGTCCAAAGGAATACCGGCTATATAGATGCATAGCACGCTATGGTTACCGTGATGTTCACAAGGATGACATGGAATTCGAAAGAGATCTGATTTGTAGTATTGCAGAGTTCATTCGGTCAGAGAGACCAGAATGCAATCTGAGTCTAGTAAAATTGGAAGATGATGAGAAAATGACAGTTGTTGGGACTTCATCATCAAATTTAGACGGCATAAGAATGTCTGTAGCTGAACCGGATTCCTCCGAAATAGCAAGCACCTCAGAGTTGCAGGAGATAGGGCCTACCGAAAAGGCAAAGAAGAGAGTGAAGTTCGTTGTTCCAGAAACCCCACGAATCGACAGGGAAGCAGTAGGGGAGCTGCAGGAACTGATGGAAGCAAGGGAGGCAGGAATGGCATTTATATTAGGCCACTCTTACGTGAAGGCGAAGAGAGGATCAAGTTTTATGAAGAAAATAGTGATCAATTTCGGGTACGATTTCTTGAGGAGGAATTTTCGAGGGCCGAGTTATGCTCTGAGCATTCCTCATGTATCTACTCTGGAGGTTGGGATGGTCTACCACGTATAA
- the LOC103404354 gene encoding uncharacterized protein encodes MVRNWVALLLIFLLLSGDFSSGVAASPPAKIVTGIVSNVVSALVKWLWSLKSTTKTSSAVPSRSMMKFEGGYTVDTVFDGSKLGIEPHSVEVSPSGELLVLDSENSNIYKISMPLSRYSRPKLISGSPEGYSGHVDGRPREARMNHPKGLTVDDRGNIYIADTMNMAIRKISDAGVTTIAGGQWSRGGGHVDGPSEDAKFSTDFDVVYVGSSCSLLVIDRGNQAIREIQLHYDDCNDRYDGTFGLGIAMLIAAAFFGYMLALLQRRVQSMFSSNDASYLHDQRTPIHRAATVAPYQMTPKSARPPLIPNEDEPEKLDDSFFGSLGKIVLNTGSSVAEIFGGVFTGFRSKPRQYHIQQQYHQANEHSNAWPLQDSYVIPDEDEPPSIETRSPTPNKTYPYMTKDLEKSHHSKQSQAYYNSWEGEHQQQQQQQQQLQMQLQQQQRHHMQMQQHQQQQQQQQRHHMQMQMQMQQHQQQQQHHRHYSTNPNTYYEKSSETNEIVFGAVQEHDGRREAVVIKSVDYGDSRYNHHNIRQRFNYVGYNSSGY; translated from the exons ATGGTGAGGAATTGGGTTGCATTgcttcttatttttcttcttctctctgggGATTTCTCATCAGGAGTAGCTGCCTCACCTCCTGCAA AAATTGTAACTGGGATTGTCTCCAATGTGGTTTCTGCTCTTGTCAAATGGCTCTGGTCATTGAAATCCACCACAAAAACCAGTTCAG CTGTTCCCAGCCGTTCGATGATGAAATTTGAGGGTGGATACACCGTGGATACGGTGTTTGATGGAAGCAAGCTCGGAATTGAACCACACTCAGTTGAAGTGTCCCCAAGTGGAGAGCTTCTGGTTTTGGACTCCGAAAATAGTAACATCTACAAGATCTCAATGCCACTGTCTCGAT ATAGCCGACCCAAGCTGATTTCTGGATCACCTGAGGGGTACTCTGGGCATGTGGACGGGAGGCCAAGAGAAGCAAGAATGAACCACCCGAAAGGGCTGACTGTGGATGATAGAGGAAATATTTATATCGCAGACACAATGAATATGGCTATCAGGAAGATAAGTGATGCCG GGGTTACGACTATTGCTGGTGGACAATGGAGCAGAGGAGGTGGTCATGTTGATGGTCCAAGTGAAGACGCAAAGTTTTCTACTGATTTTGATGTGGTATACGTAGGCAGCAGCTGCTCTCTTTTGGTTATAGACAGAGGAAACCAGGCGATTCGGGAGATCCAACTCCATTATGATGACTGTAATGACCGCTACGATGGAACTTTCGGTTTAG GAATAGCAATGCTGATTGCAGCTGCATTCTTCGGTTACATGTTGGCATTGCTGCAGCGTAGGGTGCAATCAATGTTTTCGTCAAATGATGCAAGTTATTTACATGACCAAAGAACTCCTATACATAGGGCTGCAACAGTAGCACCATATCAGATGACTCCGAAATCCGCCAGGCCGCCTTTAATTCCCAATGAAGATGAACCCGAGAAACTAGATGACAGCTTCTTTGGTTCACTAGGAAAGATTGTTCTCAACACTGGCTCGTCTGTGGCTGAAATCTTTGGGGGAGTATTTACGGGCTTTAGAAGTAAGCCCCGACAATATCACATACAGCAGCAGTATCATCAAGCTAATGAACATTCAAATGCTTGGCCCTTGCAAGACAGCTATGTTATTCCAGACGAAGACGAGCCTCCATCAATAGAAACCAGATCCCCAACCCCGAATAAAACCTATCCTTACATGACCAAAGACCTAGAGAAGTCTCACCATTCGAAGCAAAGTCAAGCCTACTATAATTCATGGGAGGGTGAAcatcagcaacaacaacaacaacagcaacaacTTCAGATGCAGCTGCAGCAGCAGCAACGACACCATATGCAGATGCAGCAGCAtcagcaacagcagcagcagcagcaacgaCACCATATGCAGATGCAAATGCAGATGCAGCAGCAtcagcaacagcagcagcatCACAGGCATTACTCAACAAACCCAAATACATACTACGAGAAGAGCAGCGAGACAAATGAGATTGTGTTTGGGGCGGTTCAAGAACATGATGGACGCCGTGAAGCAGTGGTGATAAAGTCAGTAGACTATGGAGATTCTAGGTATAACCACCACAACATTCGACAGCGTTTCAATTATGTGGGTTATAATTCCTCTGGTTACTGA
- the LOC108169817 gene encoding uncharacterized protein, protein MSSKTEYDAVPNPKTDSAAESDDGEELVLARRSGCCFWIPCFGPEPSSPHGSWERIRSAGEYEDPWLYRGWKKIREWSELLAGPKWKTFIRRFNKNNPRRSGKFQYDPTSYSLNFDEGPGQNGNLIDDYLYRDFSCRYASIPVSAKSSMDLSGDSPPFT, encoded by the coding sequence ATGTCGTCGAAAACCGAGTACGACGCCGTTCCAAATCCGAAAACTGACTCCGCCGCGGAATCCGATGACGGGGAGGAGTTGGTGCTCGCGAGGAGAAGCGGGTGCTGTTTCTGGATCCCTTGCTTCGGACCCGAACCCTCCTCTCCGCACGGGTCGTGGGAGCGGATCCGGTCCGCCGGCGAATACGAGGATCCGTGGCTGTACCGCGGCTGGAAGAAGATCCGGGAGTGGTCCGAACTGCTCGCCGGTCCCAAGTGGAAGACCTTCATCCGGCGGTTCAACAAAAACAATCCCAGGCGGTCCGGGAAATTTCAATACGACCCCACGAGTTACTCCCTCAACTTCGACGAAGGCCCGGGGCAGAACGGTAATTTGATTGATGATTATTTGTACAGGGATTTCTCGTGCCGGTACGCGTCGATTCCGGTGTCGGCGAAGTCGTCGATGGATTTGAGCGGCGACTCGCCCCCCTTCACGTGA